The genomic window TTTAATGTGCCAATTAGTCAATTTGATAATTAGAAAATGCTTAACACGATCTAAATTAATTATCTAATTGGCACATTGTCTAATTATCTAATAAAATAATCCCAAACTGCTTTTGTTAGGTCCGCTATTATTTTTTCTGTATCCCCTCTTTTCTCTGTAATATCTTTCAAGTAAACCGACAGAATGAAATGTTTTCCGTTTGGAAGCTTTACAATTCCAATGTCATTCATTGCTACTCTCAGATTCGCATCATTAGTGCCCGAAATTCCAGTTCTATGTGCTAATTCGGTGTTTTCAGGAAGTCCAGCTTTCATCCAAGTAAGACCTCTTGAAGTTTCAAACATTATTTGATACAAATACTTTGTCGTTTCTTGTTTTAAAATTTCGCCTTTAAAAAACTTTTCAAGCAATTCTGTTGTTGCTATCGGAGTTGTGGTATTGACATAAAGATTTTTCCACGTCTTCATTTGGTCTTCGTTCATCTTAATAACGAAATCCTTGATACCTTGCTCATTTATAAACTTTTGAATGTACTTTGTACCTCCGACTAAATTGATCAAAATGTCGCATCCGTTATTGTCACTATGCGAAACCGTGTAGCGAAGTATTTTATCTAAAGTCAAATTTACATTTCCCTCTGGATAATCTACTTTCATCGGACTCCACGTATCTTCTTTTAAATCTTTCTTTTTTATAAAGATTTCCTGAGTAAGATTAAGTTTTCCTTCATCGACTTTATGCAAAACTGCCAAAGCAATATGAAATTTAAACACACTCATCATTGGCATTTTTAAATTTCCATTGATGCTCAAAGTATCCTTATCTTCAATACCTTTCATAGAAAGACCTAAAGTTGCACTTTTATTCGAAATAATTTGATGTAATTGATTTCGAAGTTCATTTGTACCTTGAGAAAAAACTTGAAACGATAAGAACGAAAAAAGAACTATGCTAAATTTAGTCATATTTTTAATGTGTCAATTTGATAATTAGATAATGCCAAAACAATTATCTAATTGCCTCATTTTCTAATTATCTAATTTCTAGCTCTTACAGTTCGTTGTTCAATTCGTTTCTCAAATTTTTCTCCTTGAAAGATACGCTGTACCATGATTCCCGGAATATGAATCTGATTTGGATCTAAAGTCCCAACTGGAACCAATTCTTCTACTTCTGCAATTGTAATTTTCCCAGCTCCAGCCATACAAGCATTGAAATTTCTGGCTGTTCCTTTAAAAATTAGATTTCCAGCTTCGTCTCCTTTCCAAGCTTTTACGATTGCAAAATCGGCTTTGAAAGCTTCTTCCATAATGTGCATTTTTCCGTTGAATTCACGTGCTTCTTTTCCTTCTGCCACTTCAGTTCCATAACCTGCTGGAGTAAAGAATGCAGGTATTCCTGCTTGAGCTGCACGACAGCGTTCTGCAAGAGTTCCTTGCGGTGTCAATTCAACTTCTAATTCTCCCGAAAGCATCTGACGCTCGAATTCCGCATTTTCTCCCACATACGAAGAAATCATTTTTTTGATCTGTTTTTTCTGCAACAACAATCCTAAACCAAAATCATCGACTCCCGCATTATTTGAAATACAGGTTAAATCTGAAATTGATGTATTTACCAACGCTGCAATTGTATTTTCAGGAATACCACATAATCCGAAACCGCCAAACATGATGGTCATGCCGTTTTGAATTCCTTCAATAGCATCCTGAACGCTATTTACTTTTTTTGTTATCATAACAAACTATCTTTATTGCTGAATATTTTTGATAAAAATAAGATTTTTAGATTAAATTATAACGATTTCGTAAAAATAAAACCAAAAGAAAAATCCCTTTACAAATCTTTCAAAAGACTAGTAAAGGGATTGATATACAACTAGATAAGTGTTATCGCAACAATGTTACAATTCAAACTCGTCAGTATTTTGTTCAGTTTGCGTAGTGTCTTTTACGACGGCTGGTCTTTGATAGCAATCTACTTTAATAGAAAGGTTTGCTGGACGCTCAAATTCAGATTTTGAAATCTGAAGATCTTTATCGGCGTAGCACTTTTTCATATAATAACCCCAAACTGGTAAAGCTGCTGTAGCTCCTTGTCCGTAAGTCAAGCTTTTGAAACGCGCTGAACGATCCTCGCATCCAACCCAAACTCCCGTTACTAAATTCGGAACCATTCCCATAAACCAACCATCAGACTGGTTTTGTGTTGTTCCTGTTTTACCAGCAATTGGGTTTGTAAACATGTATGGATATCCTGTCCAACGGTTATCTCCGCTTCCACCGCCTTGCGTACGTAAACGCACACCAGAACCACTTTCTGTTACCCCTTGAAGCAATTTGATTACTGCAAAAGCAATATCTTTATTTAAAACGTCGTGAGACTCAGGAATCGGCTCATAAATAACCTCACCGCTTTTATTCTCAATTCTGCTTAAAAACTGTGGCTTTACATAAACTCCTTGGTTTGCAAATGTGCTATACGCCGCAACCATATCTTCAACCGTAATATCAACCGCGCCTAAGGCAATTGAAGGCTGTACTGGAATTTCTGTTTTTACTCCTAATTTCTTCGTCAATTCTACAACAGCTTCTGGACCTGTTCTATCAATTAATTTAGCAGAAACAGTATTAATAGAACCAGCCAAAGCTTGTTTTAAAGTTACCATACCACGGTAAGTATGGTTTGAGTTTCTTGGCTCCCAATCTTCTGTTACGTGGTGACGCCCTTTATGAATCATAAACGGTCCGTCCAAAATAGAATCACAAGGAGACATATTCAATTCTTCGATTGCTGTTGCATAAACGAAAGGCTTGAAAGTAGAACCAACCTGTCTTGCTCCTTGTCCTACGTGATCGTATTGGAAATATTTATAGTTGATTCCTCCAACCCAAGCTTTAATTGCACCCGTTTGAGGCTCCATCGACATTAAACCAGATTGTAAAAAGTGCTTGTAGTAACGAATAGAATCTAACGGCGTCATTACTGTATCTCTTTCTCCTTTCCAAGTAAAGACACGCATCTTTGTTTTTACTTTAAATGAAGCAATAATATCATCTTCGCTTTTATCCATTTCTTTCATCTGAGCCCAGCGAACAGAATTCTTCATCGCCTGCATCATGATTCTATCTGTCTCAGCTTGTGTAATGTTTACAAAAGGAGCATTTTTATTGTTTTTTTGATCAATATAAAACTGTTGCTGAAGATTTTGCATGTGTGCTGCAACCGCTTCTTCAGCATAAGTTTGCATTCTAGAATCTATCGTAGTATAGATTTTAAGACCGTCTTTGTAAATATCGTAGTCAGATCCGTCTGGTTTTTTGTTTTCTGCTACCCATTTCTTCATGTAATCACGAAGATATTCTCTAAAATAAGTCGCTATACCTTCACGGTGGCTTTCTAGCTTAAATTTCAAAGTAATTGGCAAAGCTTGAAGTCTTTCTTTTTCAGCTTCCGAAATCATTTTTGCTTTTGCCATTTGAGATAAAACCACATTACGGCGGTTCTTTACTCCCTCTGGATTTCTAACGGGATTGTATAAACCTGAGTTTTTGAACATTCCAACCAAAATAGCAGATTCGTCAACTGTCAAATCTTTTGGATCTTTAGAAAAATAAGTTTGCGCCGCAGAACTTACTCCGACAGAATAATTTCCGAAGTCATAGACATTACAGTACATTGCTAGGATTTCATTCTTGGTATATTGTCTTTCCAGACGAATGGCAATAATCCATTCTTTAATTTTTTGTACAATCCTAAAAGGAAGAAATTTAGATCCTTCACCATGAAACAACTGTTTTGCAAGCTGTTGCGTCAATGTACTTGCACCTCCGTTTGTTCCTAAACTAAAAACGGCTCTTAAAGTTCCGCGTCCATCAATTCCTGAATGTTCATAGAAACGTGCATCTTCAGTTGCAACAAGCGCTTCAACCAGATTTTTTGGTAAATCTGAATATTTAAGCTGAGATCTATTGGTTTTGAAATATTTACCTAATACTACTCCGTCAGAAGAAATAATCTCTGTCGCAAGGTTTGAATCTGGATTTTCTAAATCTTCAAACGAAGGCATAGAGCCAAATAAACCCCATGAAGCAAATAAGAAGAAAGCTAAAACTCCTAATAAAGAGTAAGCAAATACCCTCCAGAATTTCTTCTTGTAATAATTAATATCCTTAGTTTTATTTGATGGATTGTTTTTTTTAGCAGCCATAACTATTTTTCTAATCTTTTTGTTCTATTCTAAAACCAACGTCTGTAATTCCTTGTAAAGCTTCAACACCAGGAATTTTACCTGATTGTCTAACAGCTTGTTTGATATGAACTTTATATTTTCCTGTAAATTTTACATCTTCTTTGTAAAAGAGCTTACTTTCTTTTATATCCGAAAATCCGTTTCCTAATAAAGTCCCGTCTGGCGCTGCCATTTGATATTCTAACGTATCTACTTTTGTGAAACCGCTTGGGGTTTCTAAAGCTACAATCAAAAACAAATTATTAAACGGATAATTGTTGTTGTCTCGTATGTTTACAAAGGCATTGTATTTTTTTGTAGAATCTAAAACCGGTAGATCAAAGCTTATAATACTGTCTTTATGCCACGCACTTCCAACAGATTTATACTCATCAAATACTCTTTTTTTATCACAAGAAAAAAGAAGTATTGCTGCCAAGAGAAGAATTCCGCTATTTTTTATTCTCATTTTTAGTATTCGTTATTGGTTTTCTAGGTTCAGCAGGTTTATTTTCATTTGAATTTTGCTTATTCGGATTGTTTTTATTCGAATTATGCTTTTTCTTATGATTTGGCTTATTTGAATTGTTTGGTTTAGTCCCAGGATTACCATTATTCGCATTTCCAGCGTTGTTTGGATTATTATTCCCTGCTGGTTTTGCTGTATTAGTGTTTTTCTCTTGCTGTGGTTTTACAGGAGCTACAACACCAGCCGCTTCTGCATTTTGTTTGCGTTTACGGTTTGGTTTTTTCTTTCTTTTTGGCTGGTCAAAACGAGTTAAACTCTCTTGTCCCATTGCATTATTGAAATCTTTTTCTGGTTCTGCAACTACCTCAACAGCAAAATCTTCTAAAGAAGAAACTTTGTTTTTCAGCTTGTTTTCGGCAATAATTTCTTTTACCTGATCAATTTTTAAAACGTGCCAGTTTGCGAAATTATTGGTGTAAGCAAACCACATTAATCCTTTAAAAATATCTTGTTTTTGGCAAACTGCATCTCCTTTTTCCGTGATCAATTTTGTATCGTAATCAGGAAAATCCTTTAATGCATCCATGTAAGTGTCTAACTCATAGTTTAGACAGCATTTTAATTTTCCGCATTGCCCCGCTAATTTCTGTGGATTCAATGACAACTGCTGGTAACGAGCTGCGGAAGTATTTACACTTCTAAAATCTGTTAACCAAGTCGAACAGCAAAGTTCACGTCCGCAAGAACCAACTCCACCCAAACGAGCTGCTTCCTGACGGAAACCAACTTGTTTCATTTCTACTCTAGTGCTAAATTCTTTAGCAAAATCTTTAATAAGCATTCTAAAATCGACACGATCATTTGCTGTGTAGTAAAAAGTTGCTTTAGATCCGTCTCCTTGAAATTCGATATCCGAAATTTTCATTTCCAGCTTATGCTGAATTGCCAATTCACGTGCGCGAACTTTCATTGGTTCTTCACGATCACGGGCAACAGACCAGATATCGATATCTTTTTGAGATGCTTTTCTGTAAATTTTTGGAACGTCATTACTTTCGTAATTGACTCCTTTTTTCTTCATTTGAATCTTTACCAATTCTCCTGTAAGAGTCACAATTCCAATATCATGTCCTGGCGAAGCAACAGTTGCTACAATATCGCCAATACTTAAAGTTAATTTCTCTGAATTTCTAAAAAATTCCTTGCGTCCGTTCTTAAAACGAACCTCAACACAATCAAAAATCGCCTCTCCATTAGACGGACTCATATTAGAAAGCCAGTCAAAAACCGTCAATTTATTGCAGCTATCGGTGCCGCAAGTCCCATTATTTTTACAACCTTTTGGTGCGCCACCGTCTGAGGTTGAACAACTTGTACATGCCATAATTATATATGTAGTGCTGCCAGAATGCAGCTTAAGTTCATAAACGTTTGATCGGTAAAGATAGTATTTTTTTTATTTTGCTTTTTATGGATTAAAACTAATGGTTTGTTAAATAAAAAATGAATTGATTTATAAATAAAATTCGATTCAAAAAAAAGGAGTTTATTCTTACTTATTTACAAAAAAGCCTGCAAACAACGTTTTCTGTCTGTTATAAATCGCAAAAGATCTTTTTAATTTTTAATCCTAAAATATATTTACGATTTTTATGTTTTATCTTACAGCAGAGTTTGCGAAGTCAACAACTACAAGCCAAATTACAATTAAAACTTATCATCATTTTTAAATATATTTCAAATGCAAACACAAAACCAGATTGAAAATTTCCTTTTTCAGGGAAAATTTGACGAGGCCAGAGAATGTCTAAATAACGGAGAAAAATTTAATGAACAATATCTAAAAAACAATTTTTCTCAGATTACTGCCAAAATTATTGATGCTAAAGAAATTGATTTCATTGAAAAATTAATAAAAGCAGGTTTTATTGAAACCGACATTTACGAATTAGACAGTTTTGACCAATCCATTTTTAAGCCACTAACTTTATATTTAAAAGATGACGAAGAATCAATTACTTTTTTCAAAGAATTGATGTCGAAAATGGATAACCTTAACGACGAAATCAGTGATAAAACTCTTCTTGGTTATTTTCTTGAAAAAGGCATTTCACCAAAAATAGTTAAAGTTTTGGTTGATGATTTTGGAGCTAACACACAGTATAAGAACAATGCAGGAGAAAATTTCATTTATGCCGTCTTGAATACATATGGCCTAGATCCTGCAAAAGTGAAAGAATATATCACGATTCTTCTGAACAATGGTGTTGACATTAACGAGAAAAATATTGTTGGCACTACGCCTTTGATGTGTGCCGTTAAAAGAACTCGAAAAGAGCTTTTACCATTTTTACTCGAAAACGGTGCCGATTCTAGCGAAACTGACAATCAGAACAATACTGCTTTTTATTACGCTGTGGCAGAGCAACACTCGTATGATATGTACGATGCTCTAGCAACTTTTTCTTCCCCTGATTTTAATATTGTGAATAAAGACGGACGAACTCTGTTTACTAATTTCATCAGTTCTGTTTCTGGCTCCCCAAATGATATTTCATTCTTAGAAAGATTATTGTCTGATGGCGCTGACGTGAATTTCTATGCGCAATATTACGGACAGCCGAAATCAGGAATTGATTTTATTGTTGAAAAGAAATCAGACATCTTGAAATCGGTTTTAGAGAATGTTTCTTTAGATGTGAACGAACAAGACAATCAAGGAAATACTATTTTGCATAAAGTCTGCGCTTATAATGTGAACTACGACGCAGAAATGGCAAAAGAAACCTATAGAAAAGTAAAATTACTTTTGGATCAAGGCGCCGACATTTCGATTACAAACGACAAAGACGAAACGGCTTTGATGCTTGCCTCTGGAGACAACCTGAAAATTAAAACGGTTGAACTTTTAATGAAACAATAAAACAATCATTTACTAAAATACCACATACATGTCAATGTCATTTATAGTTGCCTGCGAAAACGGGAATCGAAAAATAGCCGAATTGCTGCTTCAAAATAAAGAAGTAGATGTAAAATATACCGATGAAAAAGGAAGAACTGCAATTCATTACGCCGCGCATCGCGGTTATCTCGATATTGTAAAAATTCTACACGAAGAAGGTGCCGATATTAACTACGAAGATCATCAGGGAGAAACGCCTTTGTACTTTGCCTGCCTTCAAAAACAAAAACAAACTGCATTATATCTTTTAGAAAATGGAGCAGAAATTACCAAAAACGACAAATACGGAAATAGCCTGTTGCATTTAGTAGTTCAGACGGCTCAAATTGAAATTGCAACAAAGTTGCTTCAAGCTGGAGTCGATGTTAATTTACTGAATAACAATGGAGAAACTCCGCTATTATTGGCTTCTGCAAAACTAAATAGAGAAATCATACAACTGCTTTTAGATAATGGCGCCGATATTAATGTAACCGATAAACAGGGAAATACACCGCTTATTTATGCTTGTTATACCAAATCGATTCCGATGGTGACTTTGCTTTTAGATAACGGTGCCGATATAAACCATACGAATCATTCGGGTGAAAATGCACTTTTAATTGCTTGCTATGAAACCAATAGAATGTTAGCTAAATTATTGATTGAAAGAGGCTCAGATGTATTTACTTCAAGCAATAATGGATATTCTCCGATTTGGTACGCTTGCGCGAATAATCAGAAGGAGATTGTGGCCTTATTTTTAGAAAACGGAGTTGATGTGAATTATAGCAAACCAATGGCTGAGGACACTTCTTCAATGAATGATTATTTGGATTGGATTGTAAGCGCCACAAATATTTCGAACGAATCGAGCTTTACCTTAAACAGTTCATACAACTATGGCGGAGAAAGCCTATTACATGTGGCAACCAAAAAGGGAAATTTAAGCATGGTTAAACTGCTGATTGAAGCTGGGGCGAACATCAACATTCAAGACGAATCTGGAAACACGCCTTTGCACTACAGCGCCGCAAATGGAAAAAAGGATGTTGTAAAGTATCTATTGGACAACAAAGCCGATGCTTCAATCGTAAACGTAAAAGAACAAAAAGCGATAGATTATTCGAATGTAAAAGGTTTTAATGAAATTACGGAACTTATTCTGAAATATGCTCCATCAGGAACTGTTGTAAATCCAATAAATACTCCACAACAACCCGAAGCACCAAAAGCCGAAGTTTCAAATTCGATGGAAGCAAAGAAAAAAGCATTATTAGATTTAAAGGAACTTCTAGATGCTGGAATCTTAACTTCGGAGGAATTTGATGCTGAGAAAAGTAAAATTTTAAAAGGATAAATATAAATAAACACAAAATGAAAAAAATCTTAAATGCCACAACTTTTTTTTTAGTAATAATTGCCGGAAGCATCGTTACATCTTGCACCAACCTTTCACCAGAAAAAACCTTCGAAATTGCTGCTTTAAATTCGAATTTATTATCTCGTTTTGGAAGTAAAGAAATTAATGAAAAACTGCAATCTGAAGCACAAGTTTATGATGAAAGCCAAAAAAAGATGGTTCCTTCTTCTTACTACGATGCATTTAAATATGACATTACGAATCTGGAAACACGTTTTCAAACTATTAAAGATATACCAGAAGATGATGACAATAAAGAACTTCTTCAAGCATCAAAAGATTTATTTGCTTATGCGATTGCCAAACAAAAAGAAGGTTATTTACCAATTGCAAAGCTAAAAGATGAAAAAGCTTCGCCTGAACAAATACAAAAAGCAATTACCGATTTTGACGCATCAACACAAAGCGAAATTGATGCAAAGTTTACCAAATTAATGAATGTTGCACAAGCATATGTAGACAAACATGATATCAATGCTAAAATAGGTATTTGAAATCAAATATCTTGATCAATGATTTTAAAAAGCAATAAGAATAATGGCAAAGAAAAAGAAAACACTTCCCAAAAATTTTAACGAATTAATTGAAAAAAAAGACATTGAAGCGTTAAAAACAGTATTTGAAACTTGTGAATTGGATGCAAGAGGCGGCTACGGAAAAACAACAGCATTAAGCTTTTGGGGTATTCCTGATGAGCTTATACATTGGCTAGTGCAAAATGGTGCAGATTTAGAAGCTGTTGATACTTATAACCGTACTGCATTACATCAAAACGCGATTATGCGCACTGGTAAGGTTTCAACTTTATTAGAACTCGGTGCAAATATACATGCAAGGGACAATTATGGAGATACTCCTTTACATTTTGCTGCTGGAAGCGGTTTTAATACAGATGCAGTTAAAAAACTTATTGAATATGGAGCAGAGATCAGTGCGTTGAATAACTACAAACAAACTCCATTAGAAAGGGCTTTGATTAGAGCAAACAACATTGATCTTCCAAATTTGGCCGAAATATCTAAAATACTTTTAAAATCTAACGGCGAAATAACTCAAACCATGAAAGATGCTGTCATTCGAAAAGGAGAGGATTTTGAATTTCATAGAGAAAATTTCAACAAAGATTATTTAGAAGAGACAGACAATGCATTAAACGAACTTTATGAAATGTTTCATGTTCCGCCTGTAAAAAGACGCATTCTACATAACGGTGTGTCTCCCATTTCTGTAACTGGCACAACTTGGGAGAAACAATTCGAAGAACTATGGGAACTCTTAATACCGTCAAAGGGCAGTTCAAAAACCATACAAGGCGAAGTCGTGCGCATTGCAGGAAAAGTGCGAGATGAAATATATAGAAATGGCGGTGGAAATTGGAATATCGATTTTAAAAAAATGTTAGATGCCTTTTTTATCCATTTGTCTTCAAATAATTCACTGTCTACTAAAGAACTTGCAAAAGCAGATTTAGTTATAAAAGATGTTCGAAAAAATGGAGATGGAGAAATCGACGAACTTAATTTTCTATGTGAACTCGCAACTAAATGGGTTCTTGCAAATACGACGCCCATTTTGCTAAGCGAACCAAATTATAAAAGATAAAATCATCAAACGCTTTGAATGACACAAAATGTTTGTCTTGATGAAATTTAAAAAACCTATTATGATTAGAAACCTACTTTTTACAATCAATATCTTAATCCTTATTGGATTTTCAAGTTGTAACAAAACCAAAGAAAAAACCGAATCTGGTCAGGTTTCAGAAATTCCGACTGTTCCAGAAGTTTTTGAAGGAGACACAACTTCAATCGAAATAAAGAAAAAGCCTGAAGATTTTATTCCAAAAGGATACGTCCCATTTGATACAATTAAAGGCGATTTTAATAAAGACGGACTGGAAGACTGCATATTAATTATTAAAGGGACAGATAAGAGTAAAATAATTCAGCATGAATATCGTGGAGAATTAGATAGAAATCGAAGAGGAATTATAGCATTATTAAATAAAAATGGTGGTTATGAATTAGCTGCTAAAAATTACAGCTGTTTTTCTTCCGAAAATGAAGAAGGTGGTGTTTATTATGCCCCAGAACTTGACCTTGAAATAAAAAACGGAAAAT from Flavobacterium sp. KACC 22763 includes these protein-coding regions:
- a CDS encoding penicillin-binding protein 1A → MAAKKNNPSNKTKDINYYKKKFWRVFAYSLLGVLAFFLFASWGLFGSMPSFEDLENPDSNLATEIISSDGVVLGKYFKTNRSQLKYSDLPKNLVEALVATEDARFYEHSGIDGRGTLRAVFSLGTNGGASTLTQQLAKQLFHGEGSKFLPFRIVQKIKEWIIAIRLERQYTKNEILAMYCNVYDFGNYSVGVSSAAQTYFSKDPKDLTVDESAILVGMFKNSGLYNPVRNPEGVKNRRNVVLSQMAKAKMISEAEKERLQALPITLKFKLESHREGIATYFREYLRDYMKKWVAENKKPDGSDYDIYKDGLKIYTTIDSRMQTYAEEAVAAHMQNLQQQFYIDQKNNKNAPFVNITQAETDRIMMQAMKNSVRWAQMKEMDKSEDDIIASFKVKTKMRVFTWKGERDTVMTPLDSIRYYKHFLQSGLMSMEPQTGAIKAWVGGINYKYFQYDHVGQGARQVGSTFKPFVYATAIEELNMSPCDSILDGPFMIHKGRHHVTEDWEPRNSNHTYRGMVTLKQALAGSINTVSAKLIDRTGPEAVVELTKKLGVKTEIPVQPSIALGAVDITVEDMVAAYSTFANQGVYVKPQFLSRIENKSGEVIYEPIPESHDVLNKDIAFAVIKLLQGVTESGSGVRLRTQGGGSGDNRWTGYPYMFTNPIAGKTGTTQNQSDGWFMGMVPNLVTGVWVGCEDRSARFKSLTYGQGATAALPVWGYYMKKCYADKDLQISKSEFERPANLSIKVDCYQRPAVVKDTTQTEQNTDEFEL
- a CDS encoding ankyrin repeat domain-containing protein: MAKKKKTLPKNFNELIEKKDIEALKTVFETCELDARGGYGKTTALSFWGIPDELIHWLVQNGADLEAVDTYNRTALHQNAIMRTGKVSTLLELGANIHARDNYGDTPLHFAAGSGFNTDAVKKLIEYGAEISALNNYKQTPLERALIRANNIDLPNLAEISKILLKSNGEITQTMKDAVIRKGEDFEFHRENFNKDYLEETDNALNELYEMFHVPPVKRRILHNGVSPISVTGTTWEKQFEELWELLIPSKGSSKTIQGEVVRIAGKVRDEIYRNGGGNWNIDFKKMLDAFFIHLSSNNSLSTKELAKADLVIKDVRKNGDGEIDELNFLCELATKWVLANTTPILLSEPNYKR
- a CDS encoding PSP1 domain-containing protein, which codes for MACTSCSTSDGGAPKGCKNNGTCGTDSCNKLTVFDWLSNMSPSNGEAIFDCVEVRFKNGRKEFFRNSEKLTLSIGDIVATVASPGHDIGIVTLTGELVKIQMKKKGVNYESNDVPKIYRKASQKDIDIWSVARDREEPMKVRARELAIQHKLEMKISDIEFQGDGSKATFYYTANDRVDFRMLIKDFAKEFSTRVEMKQVGFRQEAARLGGVGSCGRELCCSTWLTDFRSVNTSAARYQQLSLNPQKLAGQCGKLKCCLNYELDTYMDALKDFPDYDTKLITEKGDAVCQKQDIFKGLMWFAYTNNFANWHVLKIDQVKEIIAENKLKNKVSSLEDFAVEVVAEPEKDFNNAMGQESLTRFDQPKRKKKPNRKRKQNAEAAGVVAPVKPQQEKNTNTAKPAGNNNPNNAGNANNGNPGTKPNNSNKPNHKKKHNSNKNNPNKQNSNENKPAEPRKPITNTKNENKK
- a CDS encoding gliding motility lipoprotein GldH; translated protein: MRIKNSGILLLAAILLFSCDKKRVFDEYKSVGSAWHKDSIISFDLPVLDSTKKYNAFVNIRDNNNYPFNNLFLIVALETPSGFTKVDTLEYQMAAPDGTLLGNGFSDIKESKLFYKEDVKFTGKYKVHIKQAVRQSGKIPGVEALQGITDVGFRIEQKD
- a CDS encoding ankyrin repeat domain-containing protein, whose translation is MSMSFIVACENGNRKIAELLLQNKEVDVKYTDEKGRTAIHYAAHRGYLDIVKILHEEGADINYEDHQGETPLYFACLQKQKQTALYLLENGAEITKNDKYGNSLLHLVVQTAQIEIATKLLQAGVDVNLLNNNGETPLLLASAKLNREIIQLLLDNGADINVTDKQGNTPLIYACYTKSIPMVTLLLDNGADINHTNHSGENALLIACYETNRMLAKLLIERGSDVFTSSNNGYSPIWYACANNQKEIVALFLENGVDVNYSKPMAEDTSSMNDYLDWIVSATNISNESSFTLNSSYNYGGESLLHVATKKGNLSMVKLLIEAGANINIQDESGNTPLHYSAANGKKDVVKYLLDNKADASIVNVKEQKAIDYSNVKGFNEITELILKYAPSGTVVNPINTPQQPEAPKAEVSNSMEAKKKALLDLKELLDAGILTSEEFDAEKSKILKG
- the bla gene encoding class A beta-lactamase, subclass A2 — protein: MTKFSIVLFSFLSFQVFSQGTNELRNQLHQIISNKSATLGLSMKGIEDKDTLSINGNLKMPMMSVFKFHIALAVLHKVDEGKLNLTQEIFIKKKDLKEDTWSPMKVDYPEGNVNLTLDKILRYTVSHSDNNGCDILINLVGGTKYIQKFINEQGIKDFVIKMNEDQMKTWKNLYVNTTTPIATTELLEKFFKGEILKQETTKYLYQIMFETSRGLTWMKAGLPENTELAHRTGISGTNDANLRVAMNDIGIVKLPNGKHFILSVYLKDITEKRGDTEKIIADLTKAVWDYFIR
- a CDS encoding ankyrin repeat domain-containing protein yields the protein MQTQNQIENFLFQGKFDEARECLNNGEKFNEQYLKNNFSQITAKIIDAKEIDFIEKLIKAGFIETDIYELDSFDQSIFKPLTLYLKDDEESITFFKELMSKMDNLNDEISDKTLLGYFLEKGISPKIVKVLVDDFGANTQYKNNAGENFIYAVLNTYGLDPAKVKEYITILLNNGVDINEKNIVGTTPLMCAVKRTRKELLPFLLENGADSSETDNQNNTAFYYAVAEQHSYDMYDALATFSSPDFNIVNKDGRTLFTNFISSVSGSPNDISFLERLLSDGADVNFYAQYYGQPKSGIDFIVEKKSDILKSVLENVSLDVNEQDNQGNTILHKVCAYNVNYDAEMAKETYRKVKLLLDQGADISITNDKDETALMLASGDNLKIKTVELLMKQ
- a CDS encoding CoA transferase subunit A yields the protein MITKKVNSVQDAIEGIQNGMTIMFGGFGLCGIPENTIAALVNTSISDLTCISNNAGVDDFGLGLLLQKKQIKKMISSYVGENAEFERQMLSGELEVELTPQGTLAERCRAAQAGIPAFFTPAGYGTEVAEGKEAREFNGKMHIMEEAFKADFAIVKAWKGDEAGNLIFKGTARNFNACMAGAGKITIAEVEELVPVGTLDPNQIHIPGIMVQRIFQGEKFEKRIEQRTVRARN